A single genomic interval of Mycobacterium sp. DL592 harbors:
- a CDS encoding isocitrate lyase/PEP mutase family protein — translation MMTTYARARLRELLDAGRLIVAPGVYDGISAQLAKRTGHAAAYLTGAGVAAAGFGLPDIGLVTQTEMVERARMVVGALGDVPLLADADTGYGAPINVIRTVCQYEDAGVAAIQIEDQAFPKRCGHLPDKELVSSDDFVRTLDAALDARTDDGMLVIARTDARGPLGLDEAIRRANRYAAAGADILFVEAPHSVAEIERIAAEVNAPLLLLNLVIGGLTPEQSVERLEELGFAIAIHPSAVLGRATIGALTALCELRGVAVDEFLPTTPHGFFNLVGMAEWSALGEKHQPAIESEV, via the coding sequence CTGATGACGACCTACGCCCGCGCGCGGCTTCGTGAGCTACTCGATGCGGGGCGGCTGATCGTCGCTCCCGGTGTTTACGACGGCATCTCCGCCCAGCTGGCCAAGCGCACCGGACACGCCGCGGCGTACCTGACCGGTGCCGGCGTCGCCGCCGCGGGATTCGGACTTCCCGACATCGGGCTGGTGACCCAGACCGAGATGGTCGAACGCGCCCGGATGGTCGTGGGTGCGCTCGGAGACGTGCCGTTGCTGGCTGATGCCGACACCGGCTATGGCGCTCCCATCAACGTCATTCGCACCGTGTGCCAATACGAGGACGCCGGGGTGGCCGCGATCCAGATCGAAGACCAGGCCTTTCCCAAGCGATGCGGTCACCTGCCGGACAAGGAATTGGTCAGCAGCGACGACTTCGTTCGCACCCTCGACGCTGCCCTGGACGCGCGCACCGACGACGGGATGCTGGTGATCGCCAGGACCGATGCCCGGGGTCCGCTGGGATTGGACGAGGCGATCCGTCGCGCCAACCGGTACGCGGCGGCGGGTGCGGACATCCTCTTCGTGGAGGCCCCGCACAGCGTCGCAGAGATCGAACGGATCGCTGCGGAGGTGAACGCGCCGCTGCTGCTGCTCAATCTGGTGATCGGCGGCCTGACCCCCGAGCAGTCTGTGGAGCGGTTAGAAGAACTCGGCTTCGCCATCGCCATCCACCCGTCTGCCGTGCTCGGGCGGGCAACGATAGGTGCATTGACCGCGTTATGCGAGTTACGCGGTGTCGCCGTCGACGAGTTCCTGCCGACCACACCGCACGGGTTCTTCAACCTCGTTGGTATGGCCGAATGGTCCGCCCTCGGCGAGAAACACCAACCCGCCATCGAATCGGAGGTCTGA
- a CDS encoding YbhB/YbcL family Raf kinase inhibitor-like protein codes for MSPALSWCGVPQHAATLVLVIEDEDVPLPRPLMHTVAILTAGVDHLDEGALAPGTPGIRFFRTALGRGYFGPRPIPGHGTHHYRFHLFALSTAVPDDVRTARELLHVMSGSVIARGVLTGTYCRPHPAFGCPES; via the coding sequence ATGTCGCCGGCGTTGTCCTGGTGTGGCGTCCCCCAGCACGCCGCCACCCTGGTGTTGGTCATTGAAGACGAGGACGTCCCGTTGCCACGTCCTCTGATGCACACGGTTGCGATTCTGACTGCGGGGGTTGACCACCTCGATGAGGGTGCTCTGGCGCCGGGTACACCAGGCATCCGATTCTTCCGAACGGCTCTAGGGCGGGGATACTTCGGCCCGCGCCCTATCCCCGGGCACGGTACGCACCACTACCGGTTCCACCTTTTCGCATTGAGCACTGCGGTGCCCGACGACGTGCGGACCGCTAGGGAGCTTCTTCACGTGATGAGTGGCAGTGTCATCGCGCGCGGTGTACTCACCGGCACCTACTGCCGACCGCACCCCGCGTTCGGCTGCCCGGAGAGCTGA
- a CDS encoding aconitase/3-isopropylmalate dehydratase large subunit family protein → MGMTMIERILARKAGRPRVQAGDTVTVEVDMTVLIDLQFATMWMQPLRISDPAKVAIVMDHAVPAPTIKDAAGGPKARRFAAEFGIERFYDVGRHGICHQVIAENGLARPGEILACTDSHTCAGGAYNAAARGLGPAEIYSILCTGVTWFQAAPTIRYELTGALPTGVSGKDLFLYIANEYGDATNSNLEYGGPGLASVPLNDRRTIATQGAEISADFSTFAYDDLLAEHFQTLGITGYEPTCADPDAAYAAVRPVDMSALVPYVARPGTVSRNGLPVSQVEPRKIDQAFIGSCANGQLDDLRIAAEILRGRQVAPSVRLIVTPASQQVYRDALRLGYLQDLADAGAVVTNSTCGACFGYHMGVVGPGEVCLTSSTRNFTGRMGSTEAEIFMASPATVAASAVTGHITDAREVVR, encoded by the coding sequence ATGGGCATGACGATGATCGAACGGATCCTGGCTCGCAAGGCCGGCCGACCCCGAGTCCAGGCCGGCGACACCGTGACGGTCGAGGTGGATATGACCGTCCTGATCGACCTGCAATTCGCCACGATGTGGATGCAGCCGTTGCGGATCAGCGATCCCGCCAAAGTCGCAATCGTGATGGACCACGCGGTCCCGGCGCCCACGATAAAGGACGCCGCCGGCGGCCCGAAGGCCAGACGGTTCGCGGCCGAGTTCGGCATCGAGCGCTTCTACGATGTCGGCCGGCACGGCATCTGCCACCAAGTCATCGCCGAGAATGGACTCGCCCGGCCCGGAGAAATACTGGCCTGCACCGACAGCCACACCTGCGCGGGTGGCGCCTACAACGCCGCGGCACGCGGCCTTGGCCCCGCCGAGATCTACTCGATTCTGTGCACCGGGGTCACCTGGTTCCAGGCTGCGCCCACCATCCGCTATGAGCTGACCGGGGCGCTGCCGACCGGCGTCAGCGGCAAGGACCTGTTCCTTTACATCGCCAACGAGTACGGCGACGCCACCAACAGCAATCTGGAGTACGGCGGACCTGGCCTTGCCTCGGTCCCCCTCAACGACCGGCGAACGATTGCCACACAGGGAGCCGAGATCTCCGCGGACTTCTCCACTTTCGCCTACGACGACCTACTCGCCGAGCATTTCCAGACCCTCGGAATCACCGGTTATGAGCCCACCTGCGCCGACCCGGACGCCGCCTATGCCGCGGTCCGTCCGGTCGACATGTCGGCGCTGGTGCCCTATGTTGCGAGACCCGGGACGGTTTCTCGCAACGGACTTCCCGTCAGCCAGGTCGAACCCCGCAAGATCGACCAAGCCTTCATCGGTTCCTGCGCCAACGGCCAGCTTGACGACCTTCGCATCGCCGCCGAGATTCTGCGCGGCCGGCAGGTCGCACCCAGCGTCCGCTTGATCGTCACTCCCGCCAGCCAACAGGTCTACCGCGACGCGTTGAGGTTGGGCTACCTGCAGGACCTCGCTGACGCCGGCGCGGTGGTCACCAACTCCACCTGCGGGGCATGCTTCGGATACCACATGGGTGTGGTCGGGCCCGGTGAGGTCTGTCTGACCTCGAGCACCCGTAACTTCACCGGCCGGATGGGCTCGACGGAGGCCGAGATCTTCATGGCCTCACCCGCCACGGTGGCCGCGTCCGCCGTGACCGGACACATCACCGACGCCAGGGAGGTCGTGCGATGA
- a CDS encoding MmgE/PrpD family protein, whose translation MGRVKVSSAAPSAPDGTTGRLVNWARTLTWDDVPDSVRRRAAHLVLDGLGCALIGAQLPWSRVATEAVLAIEGAGSAPVIGTGLTTTPAGTALLNSAFIQGFELDDFHPLAPLHSAAVLLPALLATAAQLDRTVSGRELLLAVIIGFETGPRIGHSLGGAEMLSRGWHSGPIFGGIAAALACGVLRGLDGAELEDAVGFAATQSAGLMSAQYEAMGKRMQHGFAARNGFYSAALAQAGYTGIDQVLERPYGGFLAVYGEGHDPDAKAITRGLGENWETDVIMVKSWAVMGGLHGVVEAARILRQRNGSRTIDRIDIRVGDVVYHHGWWTPQRPLTAIGAQMNIGYAAAVTLLDGTALPEQFTAERMDADDIWNLLQCTNVHLDRSIDELSITERFQTHLTLTFGDGSTESASVIAPHGNPLDPVTNDEVVAKFHSLVGRVMPADRAAAIQSAVLGLPEAHDVAALSDLLAGSVGRALD comes from the coding sequence ATGGGACGCGTGAAAGTTTCCTCCGCTGCCCCGAGTGCACCCGACGGTACGACTGGGCGCCTGGTCAACTGGGCTCGCACCCTGACATGGGATGACGTACCCGACTCCGTCCGTCGGCGCGCAGCGCATCTGGTTCTGGACGGCCTCGGATGCGCTCTCATCGGCGCCCAACTGCCGTGGTCGAGGGTGGCCACCGAGGCGGTGCTGGCCATCGAGGGTGCTGGGAGCGCGCCGGTCATCGGCACCGGCCTGACCACCACACCGGCAGGTACGGCACTGCTGAACAGTGCCTTCATTCAGGGCTTCGAGCTCGACGATTTTCATCCGCTGGCACCGCTGCATTCCGCGGCGGTACTGCTGCCGGCTCTGCTGGCCACCGCCGCACAGTTGGACCGTACTGTGAGCGGGCGTGAGTTGCTGCTCGCAGTGATTATCGGTTTCGAGACCGGTCCGCGGATTGGGCATTCCTTGGGTGGAGCCGAAATGCTCTCTCGTGGTTGGCATTCCGGCCCGATATTTGGTGGCATCGCCGCGGCTCTCGCCTGCGGCGTGCTGCGGGGCCTCGACGGTGCAGAACTTGAGGACGCAGTCGGATTCGCCGCGACACAATCCGCCGGACTGATGTCAGCACAGTACGAGGCGATGGGCAAGCGTATGCAGCACGGGTTCGCGGCGCGTAACGGGTTCTATTCCGCCGCACTCGCACAGGCCGGGTACACCGGCATCGATCAAGTTCTGGAACGCCCGTACGGCGGATTTCTGGCGGTCTATGGCGAAGGGCACGACCCCGACGCGAAAGCGATTACCCGGGGACTCGGCGAGAATTGGGAAACCGACGTCATCATGGTGAAGTCGTGGGCGGTGATGGGCGGGTTGCACGGCGTGGTCGAAGCCGCCCGAATATTGCGACAGCGCAACGGGAGTCGCACCATCGACCGCATCGACATCCGCGTCGGTGACGTCGTCTATCACCACGGCTGGTGGACTCCTCAGCGGCCGTTGACAGCGATCGGCGCACAAATGAACATTGGGTATGCCGCGGCGGTAACCCTACTCGACGGGACCGCGCTGCCTGAGCAGTTCACTGCTGAACGAATGGACGCCGACGATATATGGAACCTGTTGCAGTGCACCAATGTTCACCTCGACCGCAGCATCGATGAGCTGTCTATCACCGAGCGGTTCCAGACCCACCTGACGCTCACCTTCGGCGACGGCAGTACGGAGTCGGCATCGGTGATCGCGCCGCATGGCAACCCACTCGACCCGGTGACCAACGACGAGGTGGTGGCTAAGTTTCACAGTCTTGTCGGACGTGTGATGCCGGCCGACCGAGCCGCGGCGATCCAATCCGCCGTGCTCGGCCTGCCCGAGGCACACGATGTGGCTGCGCTGTCGGATCTCCTCGCCGGCTCTGTCGGAAGGGCGCTGGACTGA
- a CDS encoding DUF2461 domain-containing protein: MAFTGWPIEAVEFYEGLEADNSKVYWTAHKAVYDRHVKAPMEQLLTELADEFGAGKIFRPYRDVRFSADKTPYKTNCAATIGSGYVSFSADGLSVGGGLYMPDPKTLARYREAVDKPKSGAELAAIVRDLRAAGYEIMAHEVLKTAPKGYPKEHPRIELLRHKGIAMMKTWPVGAWLGTKKAKEHVVTTLRAGVPLGEWIARHVG; this comes from the coding sequence ATGGCGTTCACCGGATGGCCCATCGAGGCGGTCGAGTTCTACGAGGGCCTTGAGGCCGACAACTCCAAGGTCTACTGGACAGCGCACAAGGCGGTCTACGACCGCCACGTGAAGGCGCCGATGGAGCAACTGCTGACCGAGCTGGCCGACGAGTTCGGTGCAGGCAAGATCTTCCGGCCCTACCGCGACGTTCGGTTCAGCGCCGACAAGACCCCGTACAAGACCAACTGCGCGGCGACGATCGGATCGGGGTATGTGTCGTTCTCCGCCGACGGGCTGTCGGTGGGTGGCGGGCTCTACATGCCCGACCCGAAGACATTGGCGCGCTACCGCGAGGCCGTGGACAAACCGAAGTCCGGCGCCGAGCTCGCCGCGATCGTCAGGGACCTGCGCGCGGCCGGCTACGAGATCATGGCCCACGAGGTGCTCAAGACCGCACCCAAGGGATATCCCAAGGAACACCCCAGGATCGAGCTGCTGCGCCACAAAGGCATCGCCATGATGAAGACCTGGCCCGTCGGGGCGTGGCTGGGCACGAAGAAGGCCAAAGAGCACGTCGTGACCACATTGCGCGCCGGGGTGCCGCTGGGCGAGTGGATCGCCCGGCACGTGGGGTGA
- a CDS encoding 3-isopropylmalate dehydratase, whose translation MSNELVVTGRVWVFGDNLNTDDMYPAEAMKLDLADAAAMVFYDVRPGWTREVRAGDIVIAGRNFGLGSSRPVAALFNQLGIAALAAEEFNSLFLRNAINAGLPAMTIPGVTKAFADGEFGTFDLRIGTWRNDTTGASGAVPVLPDLILDILGSGGVLPRLAERGFLPTELADQLRSPAVAAAGQGSDA comes from the coding sequence ATGAGCAACGAACTCGTCGTCACCGGGCGTGTCTGGGTCTTCGGCGACAACCTGAACACCGACGACATGTACCCGGCGGAAGCGATGAAGTTGGATCTCGCCGACGCGGCAGCGATGGTCTTCTACGACGTACGTCCAGGCTGGACGCGTGAAGTTCGGGCCGGCGACATCGTGATCGCCGGCAGGAACTTCGGGCTGGGGTCCTCGCGCCCCGTCGCTGCGCTCTTCAACCAACTCGGCATCGCAGCGTTGGCGGCAGAAGAGTTCAACTCGCTGTTCTTGCGCAACGCGATCAATGCCGGACTGCCGGCCATGACGATTCCCGGCGTCACCAAGGCATTCGCCGACGGCGAGTTCGGCACCTTCGACCTGCGCATCGGCACCTGGCGAAACGACACCACGGGCGCGTCAGGCGCCGTCCCGGTGCTGCCCGATCTCATCCTGGACATCCTGGGCAGCGGCGGTGTGTTGCCCAGACTGGCCGAACGGGGCTTCCTGCCAACCGAACTCGCCGATCAGCTGCGCTCACCCGCGGTGGCCGCGGCCGGTCAGGGCAGTGACGCGTGA